In Ruania zhangjianzhongii, the following proteins share a genomic window:
- a CDS encoding thiamine pyrophosphate-dependent dehydrogenase E1 component subunit alpha — protein sequence MTPHPSLPAEVRLDLYRTMVLIRTYEEAILGEYHADKSPGFDIGAGLIPGEMHLSAGQEPVAAGICAHLSADDAVTAAHRPHHLAIAHGVDLRPMTAEIFGRTTGLGRGRGGHMHLFDPATHFSCSGIVAEGLPPALGQGFAFQQRGSDRVAVAVAGEGAANQGAFHEALNLAALWKLPVVFVIEDNDWGISVPRDASTSVPSNAERAAAYGMPGARVEGNAVEEVWEAAGLAVERAREGGGPTLLEVHTLRLWGHFEGDAQAYRPGLDVVADQDPIPVYRDELLAAEVLTPADDARIREAAGGRVADAIAYAKESPVPAAADALDYVFVEGARS from the coding sequence ATGACGCCGCATCCTTCTCTACCCGCAGAGGTTCGCCTGGACCTGTACCGCACGATGGTGCTGATCCGGACCTACGAAGAAGCCATCCTGGGCGAGTATCACGCGGACAAGTCTCCGGGGTTCGACATCGGTGCGGGGCTGATCCCGGGGGAGATGCACCTGTCCGCCGGGCAGGAGCCGGTTGCCGCCGGGATCTGCGCTCACCTCAGCGCTGATGATGCGGTGACCGCTGCGCACCGCCCGCACCATCTGGCGATCGCGCACGGGGTGGATCTGCGCCCGATGACCGCAGAGATCTTCGGCCGCACCACCGGACTGGGCAGAGGCCGGGGTGGGCATATGCATCTGTTCGACCCGGCCACCCACTTCTCCTGCTCCGGGATCGTGGCCGAGGGGCTACCGCCGGCGCTCGGCCAGGGCTTCGCGTTCCAGCAGCGCGGCAGCGACCGGGTGGCGGTCGCGGTGGCCGGTGAGGGGGCCGCGAACCAGGGGGCGTTCCACGAGGCGCTCAACCTCGCTGCACTGTGGAAGCTGCCGGTGGTGTTCGTGATCGAGGACAACGACTGGGGCATCTCGGTACCCCGGGATGCGTCCACGTCGGTGCCCTCCAATGCCGAACGTGCGGCCGCCTACGGGATGCCCGGCGCCCGGGTGGAGGGCAACGCCGTCGAGGAGGTCTGGGAGGCGGCGGGCCTTGCGGTCGAACGCGCCCGGGAAGGAGGAGGACCAACGTTGCTGGAGGTGCACACGCTGCGTCTGTGGGGTCACTTCGAGGGAGACGCCCAGGCCTATCGGCCCGGTCTGGACGTGGTGGCCGATCAGGACCCGATCCCGGTCTACCGGGACGAGCTCCTGGCAGCGGAGGTGCTCACTCCCGCCGACGATGCCCGGATCAGGGAGGCGGCCGGCGGCCGGGTGGCCGATGCCATCGCTTATGCGAAGGAGTCCCCGGTGCCGGCCGCCGCAGATGCACTCGACTACGTCTTTGTGGAAGGAGCACGGTCATGA
- a CDS encoding helix-turn-helix transcriptional regulator: MRAPTPDATTPPVASRRQGVLRVLTEAHRPLTSAEIAEQLGVHKNTVRFHLESLIAAGQVERAELASSGPGRPAQAFRAVRGMDPGGPRHYQLLAGILTEALRSEPDGTARAIEAGRAWGRRTAATAADPIAGVEEAVEQLVHLLDTFGFAPEHDGGPHREHAQAPTAVAASGSHGRPPALAPLAVRHCPFLELAAGHQEIVCPVHLGLMRGALEAWGAPVHAEALEPFVEPDRCLVHLSASASASTSTAASTSTSTAASTSTSTQEKS, encoded by the coding sequence GTGAGAGCCCCCACCCCGGATGCGACGACTCCTCCGGTCGCTTCGCGCCGGCAGGGTGTGCTGCGCGTGCTCACCGAGGCGCACCGGCCGCTGACCAGTGCGGAGATCGCTGAGCAGCTCGGGGTGCACAAGAACACCGTGCGGTTCCACCTGGAGTCGCTGATCGCCGCCGGACAGGTGGAGCGCGCCGAACTGGCCAGCTCCGGGCCCGGCCGCCCGGCGCAGGCGTTCCGGGCGGTGCGCGGGATGGATCCCGGCGGGCCCCGCCACTACCAGCTCCTTGCCGGCATCCTCACCGAGGCGCTGCGCAGTGAGCCGGACGGCACGGCACGGGCCATCGAGGCCGGCCGGGCCTGGGGTCGGCGAACAGCCGCCACGGCGGCTGACCCGATCGCCGGAGTGGAGGAGGCGGTCGAGCAGCTCGTGCACCTGTTGGACACCTTCGGTTTCGCTCCGGAGCACGACGGCGGACCGCACCGCGAGCACGCGCAGGCGCCTACCGCTGTGGCCGCCTCGGGTAGCCACGGCCGGCCGCCGGCCCTCGCGCCGCTGGCGGTGCGGCACTGCCCGTTCCTGGAGCTGGCCGCCGGCCACCAGGAGATCGTCTGCCCGGTGCACCTGGGTCTGATGCGCGGTGCCCTCGAAGCCTGGGGCGCCCCGGTGCACGCCGAGGCGCTGGAGCCGTTCGTCGAGCCCGATCGCTGCCTGGTGCACTTGAGCGCCAGCGCCAGCGCCAGCACCAGCACCGCCGCCAGCACCAGCACCAGCACCGCCGCCAGCACCAGCACCAGCACCCAGGAGAAGTCATGA
- a CDS encoding cupin domain-containing protein — translation MMQAENLTEVAATQVATARAAGSGRSTQTVVGGQGRMLRQAVMALAAGHGLGEHESPREATLQVLVGRVRLTAGEQTWEGSAGDHLIIPDVRHDLVALEDAAVLLTVLTGR, via the coding sequence ATGATGCAGGCCGAGAACCTCACCGAGGTCGCCGCAACCCAGGTAGCCACAGCACGGGCCGCCGGCAGCGGCCGGAGCACGCAGACGGTGGTCGGCGGCCAGGGTCGGATGCTCCGGCAGGCGGTGATGGCCCTCGCCGCTGGGCACGGGCTCGGCGAGCACGAGAGCCCCCGCGAGGCCACGTTGCAGGTACTGGTCGGCCGGGTGCGACTGACCGCGGGGGAGCAGACCTGGGAGGGTTCGGCCGGGGACCACCTGATCATCCCGGACGTCCGGCACGATCTGGTCGCCCTGGAGGACGCGGCAGTGCTGCTGACCGTACTCACCGGTCGATGA
- a CDS encoding IclR family transcriptional regulator: MTETHIHHGDQTLIASVQRALRVVDLVAEASRPLPVKVIARCTGLSLGTAYNIVRTLVHEGYLVHEVDGVVLGDRFPGLRLGDDEGLFLARVRGTLRAVATELGWTAYLSRYDDGEVNLVDIVDSPANPRLDLWVGLQDSAHATALGKQILAELSEVDRIDYVHRHRLDELTPHTISDRRTLLSQLERIRGTALDRQEYAIGFTCLAVPVITPEVTGALAISVPAHTSEAEISALGARLSSYGSRLSLHLGADQFTM; this comes from the coding sequence ATGACCGAAACCCACATTCACCACGGCGATCAGACGCTCATCGCCTCAGTCCAGCGAGCGCTGCGCGTGGTGGATCTGGTGGCCGAGGCGTCCCGCCCGCTGCCGGTCAAAGTGATCGCTCGCTGCACCGGTCTGAGCCTGGGCACCGCCTACAACATCGTCCGCACCCTGGTGCACGAGGGCTACCTGGTGCACGAGGTCGACGGGGTGGTGCTCGGCGACCGGTTCCCGGGGCTGCGTCTCGGCGATGACGAGGGCCTGTTCCTCGCCCGCGTCCGCGGCACCCTGCGGGCGGTGGCCACCGAGCTGGGCTGGACCGCCTACCTGTCCCGTTACGACGACGGGGAGGTCAACCTGGTGGACATCGTCGACTCGCCGGCCAACCCGCGCCTCGACCTGTGGGTAGGCCTGCAGGACAGCGCGCACGCGACAGCGCTCGGCAAGCAGATCCTCGCCGAGCTGAGCGAGGTGGACCGGATCGACTACGTGCACCGGCACCGGCTGGACGAGCTCACCCCGCACACCATCAGCGACCGGCGCACGCTGCTCTCCCAGCTGGAACGGATCCGGGGCACGGCGCTGGACCGGCAGGAGTACGCGATCGGATTCACCTGCCTGGCGGTCCCGGTGATCACGCCGGAGGTCACCGGTGCACTGGCGATCTCGGTACCGGCGCACACCTCCGAGGCGGAGATCTCTGCGCTCGGTGCGCGGCTGAGCTCGTACGGTTCACGGCTCTCGCTGCACCTCGGCGCCGACCAGTTCACCATGTGA
- a CDS encoding DUF2249 domain-containing protein — protein sequence MASELTDGVLDVRGMRKPDKHPTIFAAYDVLAVAESFVLVNDHDPKHLHEEFDRDYGPGYGWEYLSRELRDWRIRITKLASTPLPRQLADTGGIADDAPETGGAVFSLRMRERDLDSNVIALAPGGAIAEHWGPDVDVLIHVIAGSGRLETETGAIDLAAGGLLWLPKRSRRAFQAGSEGLRYLTVHRKREPLVLHTSRPPGAQ from the coding sequence ATGGCGTCCGAACTCACCGACGGCGTGCTGGACGTGCGCGGGATGCGCAAACCGGACAAGCATCCGACGATCTTCGCCGCCTACGACGTCCTGGCCGTGGCCGAGTCGTTCGTGCTCGTCAACGACCATGACCCGAAGCATCTGCACGAGGAGTTCGACCGGGACTACGGTCCGGGCTACGGCTGGGAGTACCTCAGCCGGGAGCTGCGCGACTGGCGGATCCGGATCACCAAGCTCGCCTCGACGCCGCTGCCACGGCAGTTGGCCGATACCGGCGGGATCGCCGACGACGCGCCGGAGACCGGCGGGGCGGTGTTCTCGTTGCGGATGCGCGAGCGCGACCTGGACTCGAACGTGATCGCGCTGGCGCCGGGAGGGGCGATCGCCGAGCACTGGGGACCGGATGTGGACGTGCTCATCCACGTGATCGCGGGTTCCGGCCGGCTGGAGACCGAGACCGGGGCGATCGACCTTGCCGCCGGTGGCCTGCTCTGGCTGCCGAAACGCTCCCGGCGGGCGTTCCAGGCCGGATCCGAGGGACTGCGCTACCTCACCGTGCACCGCAAACGGGAGCCGTTGGTGCTGCACACCTCCCGGCCGCCGGGGGCGCAGTAG
- a CDS encoding glycoside hydrolase family 15 protein — MSTPIGDYALLADLHTGPLVSRHGSIDWLCLPRFDSAAVFAAILGTEEHGRWLMAAAEGTVTDQHYEPGTFVLRTLWRTATGEAEVIEFMPIADDRADLVRQVRCLSGHVRIEHDLRLRPEYASALPWVHRMDGEDPFLRAIAGPDAYVLRGPSLEAGDNCHTGSFDLTEGQTHEWVLTWVPSHAEDPEPLDVTEALTRTRSYWQDWSKQISVAGRWSEAEHRSLLVLRALTHAETGGIVAAPTTSLPEDPGGVRNWDYRYCWLRDSALTLEALLLHGRTETALHWRNWLLRAVAGDPEDLQIMYGVGGERWLDERTLDHLPGHLDSRPVRIGNGAVTQFQADVVGEVLIALAKIRDAGLEEDDFSWPLQRSMLRYVTRHADSKDQGLWEMRGDPHYFTHSRVMMWAALDRGVRAVTDTGLDGPAEQWAQLRDRLRAEILSEGVNAETGGFTQTYDNTEVDASLLQIPQTGFIDYDDPRMLATVAQIERELKQDGLLLRYRTTTGTDGLSGHEYPFLVCSFWLVEQYAHTGRIDDATALMDRLVGLTNHVGLLAEEYDPAGDRQMGNFPQAFSHLGLVRAADALQAAIQNHEPSEHDLHPAVDPEESR, encoded by the coding sequence GTGAGCACTCCGATCGGCGACTACGCCCTGCTGGCCGACCTGCACACCGGGCCGCTGGTCTCGCGCCACGGCAGCATCGACTGGCTCTGCCTGCCCCGGTTCGACTCCGCTGCTGTGTTCGCCGCGATCCTGGGCACCGAGGAACACGGCCGCTGGCTGATGGCCGCGGCTGAGGGGACCGTGACGGACCAGCACTACGAGCCCGGAACCTTCGTGCTCCGCACGCTCTGGCGCACCGCCACCGGGGAAGCGGAGGTGATCGAGTTCATGCCGATCGCCGACGACCGCGCCGACCTGGTCCGCCAGGTCCGCTGCCTGTCCGGGCACGTGCGCATCGAACACGATCTGCGGCTGCGCCCGGAGTACGCCAGTGCCCTGCCGTGGGTGCACCGGATGGACGGCGAGGACCCGTTCCTGCGGGCGATCGCCGGTCCGGACGCGTACGTGCTTCGCGGCCCCTCGCTGGAAGCGGGGGACAACTGCCACACCGGGTCCTTCGATCTGACCGAGGGACAGACCCATGAGTGGGTGCTCACCTGGGTGCCCTCGCACGCCGAGGATCCGGAGCCGCTGGACGTCACCGAGGCGCTCACCCGCACCCGCAGCTACTGGCAGGACTGGAGCAAGCAGATCAGCGTGGCCGGCCGCTGGTCCGAGGCGGAGCACCGATCGCTGCTGGTGCTGCGTGCGCTCACCCACGCCGAGACCGGCGGCATCGTGGCGGCACCGACCACCTCGCTGCCGGAGGACCCGGGCGGGGTACGCAACTGGGACTACCGGTACTGCTGGTTGCGCGACTCGGCGCTCACCCTGGAGGCACTGCTGCTGCACGGGCGCACCGAGACCGCGCTGCACTGGCGCAACTGGCTGCTGCGGGCGGTGGCGGGCGACCCTGAGGACCTGCAGATCATGTACGGCGTGGGCGGAGAGCGCTGGTTGGACGAACGCACGCTGGACCATCTGCCCGGCCACCTGGACTCCCGGCCGGTACGCATCGGCAACGGGGCTGTCACCCAGTTCCAGGCCGACGTGGTGGGCGAGGTGCTGATCGCCCTGGCCAAGATCCGAGACGCCGGACTGGAGGAGGATGACTTCTCCTGGCCGCTGCAGCGCAGCATGCTCCGCTACGTCACCCGGCACGCAGACAGCAAGGACCAGGGCCTGTGGGAGATGCGCGGCGACCCGCACTACTTCACCCACTCGCGGGTGATGATGTGGGCGGCTCTGGACCGGGGCGTGCGCGCGGTCACCGACACCGGCCTGGACGGACCGGCAGAGCAGTGGGCCCAGCTACGCGACCGGCTGCGTGCGGAGATCCTCAGCGAAGGCGTGAACGCCGAGACCGGCGGCTTCACCCAGACGTACGACAACACCGAGGTGGACGCCTCGCTGCTGCAGATTCCGCAGACCGGGTTCATCGACTACGACGACCCCCGCATGCTCGCGACCGTGGCGCAGATCGAGCGCGAGCTGAAGCAGGACGGGCTGCTGTTGCGCTACCGGACCACCACCGGCACCGACGGGCTGTCCGGGCACGAGTACCCGTTCCTGGTCTGCTCGTTCTGGCTGGTGGAGCAGTACGCCCACACCGGGCGGATCGATGACGCCACGGCGCTGATGGACCGTCTGGTCGGCCTGACCAACCATGTCGGGCTGCTCGCCGAGGAGTACGACCCCGCCGGAGACCGGCAGATGGGCAACTTCCCGCAGGCGTTCAGCCACCTCGGCCTGGTCCGCGCAGCCGACGCGCTCCAGGCAGCGATCCAGAACCACGAGCCGAGCGAGCACGACCTGCACCCCGCCGTCGACCCGGAGGAGTCTCGATGA
- a CDS encoding alpha-ketoacid dehydrogenase subunit beta, with amino-acid sequence MTTLDEAGIAAEPDPGTRKLSTAKAIQEAIAGEMRTSDDVFVMGEDVGSYGGIFSSTTGLIDEFGPGRIRDTPISETAFIGMGIGAAVEGMRPIIELMFVDFFGVCMDQIYNHMAKIHFFSGGNVRVPMVLMTATGGGYSDGGQHSQSLWGTFAHLPGMKVVVPSTPYDAKGLMTAAIRSDDPVVYMFHKGVMGLPWMKKNPRSIGPVPQQRYEVPIGKARVAREGKDVTIVTLSLSVHHALDVAENLAGEGIDVEVIDLRSVVPLDRETIQASVAKTRRLIVVDEDYESFGLSGEVIASMTIADPTLCSYAARVCVPDVPLPYARDLEYAVLPTPARIELAVREAVS; translated from the coding sequence ATGACCACCCTGGATGAGGCAGGGATCGCAGCCGAACCCGATCCCGGTACCCGCAAGCTCTCCACCGCCAAGGCGATCCAGGAGGCGATCGCGGGGGAGATGCGCACCAGCGACGACGTGTTCGTGATGGGGGAGGACGTCGGCTCCTACGGCGGCATCTTCTCCTCCACCACCGGGCTGATCGACGAGTTCGGCCCCGGGCGCATCCGGGACACGCCGATCTCGGAGACTGCCTTCATCGGGATGGGCATCGGGGCAGCAGTGGAGGGGATGCGCCCGATCATCGAGCTGATGTTCGTGGACTTCTTCGGTGTCTGCATGGACCAGATCTACAACCACATGGCGAAGATCCATTTCTTCTCCGGTGGCAATGTGCGGGTACCGATGGTGCTGATGACCGCGACCGGCGGCGGATACTCCGACGGTGGCCAGCACTCTCAGTCGCTGTGGGGCACGTTCGCGCACCTGCCGGGAATGAAAGTGGTGGTGCCCTCCACTCCCTATGACGCCAAGGGTCTGATGACGGCCGCGATCCGCTCTGACGACCCGGTGGTGTACATGTTCCACAAGGGGGTGATGGGGCTGCCGTGGATGAAGAAGAATCCTCGTTCGATCGGACCGGTGCCACAGCAGAGGTACGAGGTCCCGATCGGCAAGGCTCGGGTGGCCCGGGAGGGCAAGGACGTCACGATCGTCACCCTCTCCCTGTCCGTGCACCACGCCCTGGATGTGGCGGAGAACCTGGCTGGCGAAGGTATCGACGTCGAGGTGATCGACCTGCGCAGTGTGGTCCCGTTGGACCGGGAGACGATCCAGGCGTCGGTGGCCAAGACCAGGCGGCTGATCGTGGTGGACGAGGACTATGAGTCCTTCGGGCTCTCCGGTGAGGTGATCGCCTCGATGACCATCGCCGATCCGACGCTGTGCTCCTACGCCGCCCGGGTGTGCGTACCGGACGTCCCGCTGCCGTACGCCCGCGACTTGGAGTATGCGGTGCTGCCCACCCCGGCGCGAATCGAGCTCGCCGTGCGCGAGGCGGTGTCCTGA
- a CDS encoding acyl CoA:acetate/3-ketoacid CoA transferase, with protein MQKVKFLSPREAADLIADGDVITVSSSSGLNCPDATLAGIGQRFAETSSPRDLTTVHPIAAGDMYGMPGIDHLARPGLLRRVVAGSYPSGPSSVEPPKIWQMIVDEQVHAYNFPSGVLFQLHRAAAAHQPGILTDVGTGTFIDPRQQGGRMNETTPADFVSVSEAGGKEWLYFSCLVPNVAIVRATTADEYGNLTFEEEGSPLGALDLAYAAHNNGGLVIAQVKRVASGGSLDPQKVRIPGILVDAVVVDENQMQATATAYDPTISGQLRRPAGELDPIEFSLEKIIARRAATELHDGDTVNLGFGVSALVPHVLNEEGHGSEVSWVLEQGAVGGIPLLDFAFGCSQNPDAIMQSADQFTLLQGGGFDRTLLSFLQIDATGNVNVHYLPGRRHVTAGVGGFADITAHAPEIVFVGSFTAGRREIELTGSGVDIRSDGAHTKLVNEVTQITFNGQQALARGQKVKYVTERCVLELRPEGLTVTEVAPGVDLQRDVLDRSDFELLVDPDVQVMDANLFALGPITLDLTPRGRHPRLQAASTAEPVAAR; from the coding sequence ATGCAGAAAGTGAAGTTCCTCAGCCCGCGCGAGGCGGCCGACCTGATCGCCGACGGCGACGTCATCACGGTCAGCTCCTCCTCCGGCCTGAACTGCCCGGACGCGACGCTGGCCGGGATCGGCCAGCGGTTCGCCGAGACGTCCTCTCCGCGCGACCTGACCACTGTGCACCCGATCGCTGCCGGGGACATGTACGGCATGCCCGGGATCGACCACCTCGCCCGGCCCGGACTGCTGCGCCGGGTGGTCGCCGGGTCCTACCCGTCCGGTCCGTCCTCGGTGGAGCCGCCGAAGATCTGGCAGATGATCGTCGACGAGCAGGTGCACGCCTACAACTTCCCCTCCGGGGTCCTGTTCCAGCTGCACCGCGCGGCGGCCGCACACCAGCCCGGCATCCTCACCGACGTCGGCACCGGCACGTTCATCGACCCTCGCCAGCAGGGCGGCCGGATGAACGAGACCACCCCGGCGGACTTCGTCAGCGTGAGCGAGGCCGGTGGCAAGGAGTGGCTGTACTTCTCCTGCCTGGTGCCGAACGTGGCGATCGTGCGTGCCACCACAGCGGACGAGTACGGCAACCTGACCTTCGAGGAGGAGGGCTCGCCGCTGGGCGCCCTCGACCTGGCCTATGCTGCGCACAACAACGGCGGGCTGGTGATCGCGCAGGTGAAGCGGGTGGCCTCCGGCGGCAGCCTGGACCCGCAGAAGGTGCGCATCCCCGGAATCCTGGTGGACGCCGTCGTGGTGGACGAGAACCAGATGCAGGCGACCGCCACCGCATACGACCCGACGATCTCCGGCCAGCTCCGGCGCCCGGCCGGCGAGCTGGACCCGATCGAGTTCTCCCTGGAGAAGATCATCGCCCGCCGCGCCGCCACGGAGCTGCATGACGGCGACACGGTCAACCTGGGTTTCGGCGTCTCCGCCCTGGTGCCGCACGTGCTGAACGAGGAAGGGCACGGCTCCGAGGTCTCCTGGGTGCTGGAGCAGGGCGCTGTCGGTGGGATCCCGCTGCTGGACTTCGCCTTCGGCTGCTCGCAGAACCCGGACGCGATCATGCAAAGTGCTGACCAGTTCACCCTGCTGCAGGGCGGCGGCTTCGACCGCACCTTGCTGTCCTTCCTGCAGATCGACGCCACCGGCAACGTCAACGTGCACTACCTGCCGGGCCGCCGGCACGTGACCGCCGGCGTGGGTGGCTTCGCCGACATCACCGCGCACGCCCCGGAGATCGTCTTCGTGGGTTCGTTCACCGCCGGCCGGCGAGAGATCGAGCTGACCGGGTCCGGAGTGGACATCCGTTCCGACGGCGCGCACACCAAGCTGGTGAACGAGGTCACCCAGATCACCTTCAATGGCCAGCAGGCGCTGGCGCGCGGGCAGAAGGTGAAGTACGTGACCGAACGCTGTGTGCTGGAGCTGCGGCCGGAGGGCCTCACCGTCACCGAGGTCGCGCCCGGCGTGGACCTGCAGCGGGACGTGCTCGACCGCAGTGATTTCGAGCTCCTCGTGGACCCGGATGTGCAGGTGATGGACGCGAACCTGTTCGCCCTCGGCCCGATCACCCTCGACCTGACCCCGCGCGGACGACACCCCCGGCTGCAGGCCGCCAGCACCGCCGAGCCTGTTGCCGCCCGCTGA
- the fdxA gene encoding ferredoxin — MTYVIGQPCVDVLDRSCIDECPVDCIYEGQRMLYIHPDECVDCGACEPVCPVEAIYYEDDLPGELEPYLADNDAFFSTILPGRSEPLNSPGGAAKLGALGVDTPLVASVPPQGEVAG; from the coding sequence ATGACGTACGTGATCGGCCAACCCTGCGTCGATGTGCTCGACAGGTCCTGTATCGACGAGTGCCCCGTGGACTGCATCTACGAGGGCCAGCGGATGCTGTACATCCACCCGGACGAGTGCGTGGACTGTGGCGCCTGCGAACCGGTCTGCCCGGTCGAGGCGATCTACTACGAGGACGACCTGCCCGGGGAGCTGGAGCCCTACCTCGCCGATAACGACGCGTTCTTCTCCACGATCCTGCCCGGCCGCTCCGAGCCGTTGAACTCACCCGGCGGCGCCGCCAAGCTCGGCGCGCTCGGTGTGGACACCCCGCTGGTGGCCTCAGTGCCGCCGCAAGGTGAGGTTGCTGGATGA
- a CDS encoding enoyl-CoA hydratase/isomerase family protein, producing the protein MTSQNTPPEGRTTWSMDETGQVATILVDRAAKLNAFTPTMLTDLERAVAEVEASEARVALVRTAGEKVFCVGADITLFSQLTSVQMWRDWIGVGHRVFNALEALRCPTIAVIDGLAFGGGLELALACDLRIIADGARLALPETGLGTVPGWGGAGRLPKLIGAARAKEMIFARHEIEAARALDWGLVNAVAPAEQLEETVQQWVTDVRASAPVANALAKQLITASLEGASPHLIEGLAGGLSLATEDLREGVSAFTDKRDPEFTGR; encoded by the coding sequence ATGACCAGCCAGAACACCCCGCCGGAGGGCCGCACCACGTGGTCCATGGACGAGACCGGACAGGTCGCCACCATCCTGGTGGACCGGGCCGCGAAGCTGAACGCCTTCACCCCGACGATGCTCACCGATCTGGAGCGTGCGGTCGCCGAGGTCGAGGCTTCCGAGGCCCGGGTGGCGCTGGTGCGCACCGCGGGGGAGAAAGTGTTCTGCGTCGGTGCGGACATCACCTTGTTCTCCCAGCTGACCTCGGTGCAGATGTGGCGGGACTGGATCGGGGTCGGGCACCGGGTGTTCAACGCGCTGGAAGCGTTACGCTGCCCCACGATCGCGGTGATCGATGGTCTCGCCTTCGGCGGCGGGCTCGAGCTGGCGCTCGCCTGTGACTTGCGGATCATTGCCGACGGCGCCCGGCTCGCTCTCCCCGAGACCGGCCTGGGTACCGTCCCCGGCTGGGGCGGGGCCGGCCGGCTACCGAAGCTGATCGGGGCGGCCCGGGCGAAGGAGATGATCTTCGCCAGGCACGAGATCGAGGCGGCCCGGGCGCTCGACTGGGGTCTGGTGAATGCCGTCGCTCCCGCTGAGCAGCTGGAGGAGACGGTGCAGCAGTGGGTGACCGACGTGCGCGCCAGTGCACCGGTGGCCAACGCGCTGGCCAAGCAGCTGATCACTGCCTCCCTCGAGGGCGCCTCCCCGCATCTGATCGAAGGCCTCGCCGGTGGGCTGAGTCTGGCCACTGAGGACCTGCGCGAAGGAGTGAGCGCATTCACCGACAAGCGCGACCCGGAGTTCACCGGCCGCTGA
- a CDS encoding glucose-6-phosphate dehydrogenase — MTDTTLLILGASGDLTRRLLLPGIGSLLEREPHRPVRIVGADRAELSTQEFADRMGTALAEGGCVADVVDRVRAQTSYYPIDVTDPEALGAVIAELSGSERLVAYFALPPSVTERACRAMLNLDLPECLHLAMEKPFGHDQASARELNKIVARLVPDERVHRVDHFLGKSSVVDIMALRFANRMLQAVWSAEHIESIEIAYDEQLALENRAGYYDHAGALVDMIQSHLLQVMAVVTMEPPAEISDREVRDAKSAVLRATRLWGDDPAAASHRGRYTAGTISGRSVPDYLDEDGVDANRDTETMAQVTVEVANQRWAGVPITLRSGKALGETRKHVVITFADVRHLPAGFAGADPKDRLIISLSPDVMELHLTTNTAADPLALEQSVLRTDLRHAELEAYGEVLAAILDGEVMLSVRGDAAEECWRITDEVLAAWRSKAVPMTDYPAGSPVPTDWHPALG; from the coding sequence ATGACCGACACCACGCTGCTCATCCTCGGCGCCTCCGGGGACCTGACTCGGCGCCTGCTGCTGCCCGGGATCGGTTCGCTCCTGGAACGAGAGCCGCACCGCCCGGTGCGGATCGTCGGTGCGGACCGCGCCGAGCTCAGCACGCAGGAGTTCGCCGACCGGATGGGGACAGCACTCGCCGAGGGTGGCTGTGTCGCGGATGTGGTGGACCGGGTCCGTGCGCAGACCTCCTACTACCCGATCGACGTCACCGACCCCGAGGCGCTCGGTGCGGTGATCGCGGAGCTCTCCGGCAGCGAGCGGCTGGTGGCCTACTTCGCGCTGCCGCCGTCGGTGACCGAGCGCGCCTGCCGGGCGATGCTCAACCTGGACCTGCCGGAGTGTCTGCACCTGGCGATGGAGAAACCGTTCGGCCACGATCAGGCCAGTGCCCGGGAGCTGAACAAGATCGTTGCCCGGCTCGTCCCGGACGAGCGCGTGCACCGAGTGGATCACTTCCTCGGCAAGTCGTCCGTGGTGGACATCATGGCCCTGCGGTTCGCGAACCGGATGCTGCAGGCGGTGTGGAGCGCGGAGCACATCGAGAGCATCGAGATCGCCTACGACGAACAGCTGGCACTGGAGAACCGCGCCGGCTACTACGACCACGCCGGCGCCCTGGTGGACATGATCCAGTCCCACCTGCTGCAGGTGATGGCGGTGGTGACGATGGAACCGCCCGCCGAGATCAGCGACCGGGAGGTACGGGATGCGAAGTCGGCAGTGCTGCGCGCCACCCGCCTGTGGGGCGACGACCCGGCTGCTGCCAGCCACCGCGGCCGCTACACCGCCGGCACAATCTCCGGCCGGTCGGTGCCGGACTATCTGGACGAGGACGGCGTCGATGCGAATCGGGACACCGAGACGATGGCCCAGGTCACCGTGGAGGTGGCGAACCAGCGCTGGGCCGGGGTACCGATCACGCTCCGCTCCGGCAAGGCCCTCGGCGAGACCCGCAAGCATGTGGTGATCACCTTTGCCGACGTGCGCCACCTGCCCGCCGGGTTCGCCGGCGCCGATCCCAAGGACCGGCTGATCATCAGCCTCAGCCCGGACGTGATGGAACTGCACCTGACCACGAACACCGCGGCCGACCCGCTCGCCCTGGAACAGAGCGTGCTGCGCACCGACCTCCGGCATGCCGAGCTGGAGGCCTACGGCGAAGTGCTCGCCGCGATCCTGGACGGTGAAGTGATGCTCTCCGTGCGTGGCGACGCGGCCGAGGAGTGCTGGCGGATCACCGACGAGGTACTCGCGGCCTGGCGCTCCAAAGCGGTGCCGATGACCGACTACCCGGCCGGCTCACCGGTGCCGACCGACTGGCATCCGGCGTTGGGCTGA